Proteins encoded in a region of the Acidobacteriota bacterium genome:
- a CDS encoding family 43 glycosylhydrolase: protein MPITRRRFTARALAAGAAASLLSPWKILDAFQGTGGPRSGNPIMSGWYADPEARVFTNAAGQPEYWIYPTYSAPYDQQLYLDAFSSTDLVTWTKHPRVLDSVNITWARRAVWAPSIVRKGDWYYLFFSANDIQNDQQLGGIGVARSRKPEGPFEDHLKKPLVDKFHNGAQPIDPFVFEDRDGSLYLIYGGWRHCNIAKLNDDLTGLVPHADGTTFKEITPQGYVEGSWMFVKDGKYYFMWSEGGWTGPNYAVAYAVASSPLGPFERVAKILQQDPAVATGAGHHSVLRAPVSGKYYIVYHRRPLGQTDRNHRVVCIDELRFDANGAIEPVVITNTGVLRDPSR from the coding sequence ATGCCCATCACCCGTCGCCGTTTCACCGCTCGCGCGCTCGCCGCTGGTGCCGCAGCCAGCCTGTTGTCGCCCTGGAAAATTCTGGACGCATTTCAGGGAACAGGCGGGCCTCGATCGGGAAATCCAATCATGAGCGGGTGGTATGCGGATCCCGAGGCGCGCGTCTTCACGAACGCCGCCGGCCAGCCCGAATACTGGATCTATCCCACCTACTCGGCGCCGTACGATCAGCAGCTGTACCTCGACGCGTTTTCATCAACCGATCTCGTCACGTGGACCAAACACCCGCGCGTTCTTGACTCGGTCAACATCACGTGGGCGCGACGCGCCGTCTGGGCGCCGTCGATTGTCCGCAAGGGCGACTGGTACTACCTGTTCTTCAGCGCGAACGACATCCAGAACGATCAGCAACTGGGCGGTATCGGTGTGGCGCGCTCGCGGAAACCCGAAGGGCCGTTCGAAGATCATCTGAAGAAACCGCTCGTGGACAAATTCCACAACGGTGCCCAGCCGATCGATCCATTTGTGTTCGAGGACCGTGACGGCTCGCTGTATCTCATCTACGGGGGCTGGCGTCACTGCAACATCGCGAAGCTCAATGACGACCTGACGGGACTTGTGCCGCACGCCGACGGCACCACGTTCAAGGAAATCACGCCGCAGGGCTACGTGGAAGGCTCGTGGATGTTCGTGAAGGACGGGAAGTACTACTTCATGTGGTCGGAAGGCGGGTGGACGGGCCCAAACTACGCCGTGGCCTATGCCGTGGCCTCGTCACCGCTCGGCCCGTTTGAACGGGTGGCGAAGATCCTTCAGCAGGATCCAGCCGTGGCCACCGGCGCAGGGCACCATTCCGTGCTCCGCGCCCCCGTGTCCGGCAAGTACTACATCGTCTATCACCGGCGGCCGCTCGGCCAGACCGACCGCAACCACCGCGTGGTGTGCATCGACGAACTTCGCTTCGATGCCAACGGCGCGATCGAGCCGGTGGTGATCACCAACACGGGCGTTCTTCGGGACCCTTCCCGGTAG
- a CDS encoding pre-peptidase C-terminal domain-containing protein — translation MSLRSLCVVAAVSLALGCSKSSTTPTTPTPPATGTTSFSGNFGWTCATGVNCQDVFDFTVAAGSVLTVRVSNVEAGSASQIALYAPGTALGGTNLLTGTTKELRCTVAANCSLFTGGEQKVGITATQAGTYRLAVTRDWGVSCGATGTYRVELTSSIAFQTGVQSVQDQASLASGFECK, via the coding sequence TTGAGTCTTCGTTCGTTGTGCGTTGTGGCGGCGGTTTCACTCGCGCTCGGCTGTTCAAAATCCTCGACCACGCCCACCACGCCGACGCCCCCCGCGACCGGCACCACCAGCTTCTCCGGCAACTTCGGCTGGACGTGCGCGACCGGCGTGAATTGCCAGGATGTGTTCGACTTCACCGTCGCGGCCGGGTCGGTGCTGACGGTTCGCGTCAGCAACGTCGAGGCTGGTTCGGCATCGCAGATTGCGCTGTACGCTCCTGGAACGGCGCTTGGCGGCACCAACCTCCTCACGGGAACGACCAAGGAACTTCGATGCACGGTGGCCGCCAACTGCAGTCTCTTCACCGGGGGCGAGCAGAAGGTCGGCATCACGGCGACCCAGGCAGGCACCTATCGTCTGGCCGTCACGCGCGATTGGGGCGTGAGCTGCGGCGCCACCGGCACGTATCGCGTCGAACTCACGTCATCCATTGCGTTTCAGACCGGCGTGCAGTCGGTCCAGGATCAGGCCTCGCTCGCGTCCGGATTTGAGTGCAAGTAG